A section of the Oryzias latipes chromosome 10, ASM223467v1 genome encodes:
- the hspa4 gene encoding heat shock 70 kDa protein 4 isoform X2 gives MSVIGFDVGFLNCYVAVARAGGIETVANEYSDRCTPACVSFGPRNRSIGAAAKSQVVTNCKNTVQGFKRFHGRVFSDPYVQSIKNSLVYDIAQMPTGTTGIKVTYMEEEKLFSIEQITAMLLTKLKETAESALKKPVFDCVVSVPCYYTDAERRSVVDAAQIAGLNCLRLMNETTAVALAYGIYKQDLPAPEEKARNVVFVDLGHSGYQTSVCAFNKGKLKVLATACDPQLGGKDFDEMLVQHFCEDFGKRYKLDVKTKPRALVRLYQECEKLKKLMSANSSDLPLNIECFMNDIDVTGKMNRGQFEEMCADILTRVEPPLQSLLEQAKLKKEDIYAVEIVGGASRIPAVKERISKFFGKELSTTLNADEAVARGCALQCAILSPAFKVREFSITEVVPYPISLKWHSAAEDGLSDCEVFPKNHAAPFSKVLTFYRREPFSLEAYYSCPSELPYPDPTIGQFLIQKVVPQASGESSKVKVKVRVNIHGIFSVSSASLVEVQKSDETEEPMETEQAATDKDGESKMQTDQDGQQAQADVQKETEEKTPQENEEMDTSTEENKGEKKSDQPPQAKKAKVKTKVLELPIENSPQWQLANDMLNLFVENEGKMIMQDKLEKERNDAKNYVEEYVYDMRDKLHGIFEKFVSESDRDALSLKLEDTENWLYEDGEDQPKQVYIDKLAELKKLGQPIQERYLEAEERPKAFDEMGKQIQQYMKFVEAFKMNEEQYNHLDEADVSKVDKLTSDAMIWMNSTMNQQSKQSLTLDPAVKVKDIRAKTRELFSACNPIVTKPKPRVEAPKEDTPAEQNGPVNGQEKPQEEPADKGAAENTGNPASESADTKPDMDLD, from the exons ATGTCAGTTATAGGATTTGACGTCGGGTTTCTGAACTGCTATGTAGCAGTAGCCAGAGCTGGAGGGATTGAAACTGTGGCTAATGAATACAGCGATCGATGTACACC AGCATGTGTGTCATTTGGACCAAGGAATCGATCAATTGGTGCAGCTGCAAAGAGCCAG GTTGTCACAAACTGCAAGAACACAGTCCAAGGGTTCAAGAGGTTTCATGGCAGAGTTTTTTCAGACCCGTACGTGCAATCCATCAAAAACAGTCTTGTCTATGATATTGCACAAATGCCTACAGGAACAACAGGCATTAAG GTAACCTATATGGAGGAAGAGAAGCTGTTCAGCATTGAACAGATCACGGCCATGCTTCTGACCAAACTGAAGGAGACAGCAGAGAGTGCCCTGAAGAAGCCCGTGTTTGACTGCGTTGTGTCT GTTCCCTGCTACTACACCGATGCCGAGCGGAGATCAGTGGTAGATGCTGCTCAGATTGCTGGCCTCAACTGTCTGAGGCTCATGAATGAGACAACAGCAG ttgcaTTGGCATATGGAATTTATAAACAGGATCTTCCTGCTCCTGAGGAGAAGGCCAGGAATGTGGTGTTTGTGGACCTGGGTCACTCTGGGTACCAAACATCTGTGTGTGCCTTCAACAAGGGCAAACTCAAG GTCCTTGCTACGGCTTGTGACCCACAGCTGGGCGGGAAAGACTTTGACGAGATGCTGGTGCAGCATTTCTGTGAGGATTTTGGCAAGAGGTACAAGCTGGATGTGAAGACTAAGCCCCGGGCTCTGGTCAGACTCTACCAGGAGTGCGAAAAACTGAAGAAACTGATGAGCGCCAACTCCTCTGACCTGCCGCTGAACATCGAGTGCTTCATGAACGACATCGATGTCACTGGAAAGATGAACAG GGGGCAGTTTGAAGAGATGTGTGCAGATATTCTGACAAGAGTAGAGCCACCTCTGCAGAGTCTGTTGGAACAAGCCA AGCTGAAAAAGGAAGACATCTATGCAGTTGAGATTGTCGGCGGAGCTTCCAGAATCCCAGCCGTCAAAGAAAGAATTAGCAAATTCTTCGGGAAGGAGTTGAGCACTACCCTGAATGCTGATGAAGCTGTGGCGAGAGGTTGTGCCCTGCAG TGCGCTATATTGTCTCCTGCCTTCAAAGTCCGGGAGTTCTCCATCACAGAGGTTGTTCCGTATCCCATCTCCTTGAAGTGGCACTCTGCTGCAGAGGACGGTTTAAG TGATTGTGAGGTTTTTCCTAAGAACCATGCAGCACCTTTCTCCAAAGTGCTGACCTTTTACCGCAGAGAGCCTTTCTCTTTGGAAGCCTACTACAGCTGTCCCAGTGAGCTGCCTTATCCTGATCCTACTATTG GTCAGTTCCTGATCCAGAAGGTTGTCCCTCAAGCATCTGGCGAGAGTTCAAAGGTCAAAGTCAAGGTGCGGGTGAACATCCACGGGATCTTCAGCGTGTCCAGTGCGTCTTTGGTGGAAGTGCAGAAGTCGGATGAGACAGAGGAACCCATGGAAACGGAACAGGCCGCCACTGACAAAGACGGCGAG AGCAAGATGCAGACCGATCAGGATGGACAGCAGGCTCAGGCCGACGTTCAGAAAGAAACGGAGGAGAAAACGCCACAAGAGAACGAAGAGATGGAT ACGAGCACGGAGGAGAACAAGGGCGAGAAAAAGTCTGACCAGCCTCCACAAGCCAAAAAGGCCAAAGTCAAAACTAAAGTGCTGGAGCTTCCTATTGAAAACAGTCCGCAGTGGCAACTAGCGAACGACATGCTAAATCTTTTTGTAGAAAACGAG GGCAAGATGATAATGCAGGACAAGCTGGAGAAGGAGAGGAATGATGCCAAGAATTATGTGGAGGAGTATGTGTATGACATGAGGGACAAACTACATGGGATTTTTGAGAAGTTTGTCAGTGAATCG gacAGAGATGCTTTGTCATTGAAGCTGGAGGACACTGAAAACTGGCTTTATGAAGACGGAGAGGACCAACCCAAACAAGTGTACATTGACAAACTGGCAGAGTTGAAG AAACTCGGCCAGCCCATCCAGGAAAGGTATTTGGAGGCTGAAGAGCGACCCAAAGCCTTTGATGAGATGGGAAAACAAATCCAGCAGTACATGAAATTTGTGGAAGCTTTCAAAATGAAT GAAGAGCAGTACAACCATTTAGATGAGGCAGATGTCAGCAAAGTGGATAAACTGACCAGTGATGCGATGATATGGATGAACAGCACCATGAACCAGCAAAGCAAGCAGAGCCTGACATTAGATCCAGCTGTCAAAGTCAAAGACATTAGAGCAAAAACAAGG gaACTGTTCTCTGCTTGTAATCCCATTGTGACCAAGCCCAAGCCCAGAGTAGAGGCTCCTAAGGAGGACACACCTGCCGAGCAGAACGGTCCTGTCAATGGACAGGAGAAGCCTCaagaggaacctgcagacaAAGGAGCGGCTGAAAACACGGGCAATCCAGCCTCGGAAAGTGCAGACACCAAACCCGACATGGATCTCGATTAA
- the LOC101167050 gene encoding glucosamine-6-phosphate isomerase 1, with protein MKLIILNDYDKASEWAAKYIRNKILLFKPGPNKYFTLGLPTGSTPLGCYKKLIEYYKNGEISFQYVKTFNMDEYVGLPRDHPESYHSFMWNNFFKHIDIRAENTHILDGNAADLQAECEAFEEKITAAGGIELFVGGIGPDGHIAFNEPGSSLVSRTRVKTLARDTIMANARFFDGDLSKVPTMALTVGVGTVMDAKEVMIIITGAHKAFALYKAIEEGVNHMWTVSAFQQHPRTVFVCDEDATLELRVKTVKYFKGMMHVHNKLVEPPPSEAKI; from the exons ATGAAGTTGATTATTCTAAATGACTACGATAAGGCCAGCGAATGGGCGGCAAAGTACATCCGAAACAAGATTTTACTGTTCAAACCTGGACCCAACAAATACTTTACACTTGGGCTCCCCACAG GAAGCACTCCCTTAGGTTGTTACAAAAAGCTGATTGAGTACTACAAAAATGGGGAAATCTCTTTCCAATACGTGAAGACCTTCAACATGGACGAATACGTAG ggcTTCCCAGAGATCATCCTGAGAGTTACCACTCCTTTATGTGGAATAACTTCTTCAAGCACATAGACATAAGAGCAGAAAACACCCACATTCTCGACGGGAATGCTGCTGACCTGCAAGCGGAGTGCGAAGCTTTTGAGGAAAAGATTACAGCTGCTGGGGGGATTGAGCTGTTTGTTGGAG GCATTGGTCCAGATGGTCACATTGCCTTTAATGAGCCTGGTTCAAGCCTTGTTTCCCGGACCAGAGTAAAGACCCTGGCAAGGGACACCATCATGGCCAATGCCAGATTCTTTGATGGGGATCTATCAAAGGTGCCCACTATGGCCCTGACTGTGGGAGTAGGCACGGTCATGGATGCCAAGGAG GTCATGATTATCATCACAGGGGCGCACAAGGCGTTTGCTTTGTACAAAGCTATAGAAGAAGGTGTGAATCACATGTGGACAGTGTCAGCATTCCAGCAGCATCCAAGGACTGTTTTTGTGTGCGATGAAGATGCCACCCTGGAGCTGCGGGTCAAGACTGTGAAGTACTTTAAAG ggaTGATGCATGTCCACAATAAACTGGTGGAACCGCCTCCTTCAGAAGCAAAAATCTAA
- the LOC101167301 gene encoding NEDD4 family-interacting protein 1-like: MMAEPNSNVRYQELVNEEEPPQPSQETPAPDAPPPYSSIAAANAAFFENKEDGGRFPNPPPYNVATTLPSYDEAERSKAEDAVPLVTGRVSEEDFVARDDFEDADQLRIGNDGIFMLTFFMAFLFNWIGFFLSFCLTTSAAGRYGAISGFGLSLIKWVLIVRFSTYFPGYFDGQYWLWWVFLALGFMLFIRGFVNYSRVRKLVDPAYGTLPRTRVLFIY; the protein is encoded by the exons ATGATGGCGGAACCAAACAGCAACGTCAGATATCAGGAG CTGGTGAATGAGGAGGAGCCACCCCAGCCTTCCCAGGAGACTCCTGCCCCGGATGCACCACCACCCTACAGCAGCATTGCTGCGGCAAATGCAG CTTTCTTTGAAAACAAGGAAGATGGTGGAAGATTTCCAAATCCTCCACCATACAACGTTGCCACCACCTTACCTTCCTATGATGAAGCGGAGAGGAGCAAAGCAGAGGACGCCGTCCCTCTGGTCACTGGGAGAGTCTCG GAGGAAGACTTTGTGGCCAGAGATGACTTTGAAGATGCTGACCAGCTGCGCATAGGAAATGATGGCATTTTCATGCTTACCTTTTTCA TGGCATTCCTCTTCAACTGGATCGGTTTCTTTCTGTCGTTCTGCTTGACCACGTCCGCTGCTGGTCGGTATGGAGCCATCTCAGGCTTTGGCTTGTCCCTCATCAAATGGGTTCTCATCGTCAGG TTTTCTACCTATTTCCCGGGTTATTTTGATGGGCAGTACTGGTTGTGGTGGGTCTTCCTGGCTCTGG GCTTCATGCTGTTCATCCGAGGTTTTGTGAACTACTCCAGAGTGCGTAAACTGGTCGATCCCGCTTACGGCACCCTTCCCAGAACAAGGGTACTTTTTATCTACTAG
- the hspa4 gene encoding heat shock 70 kDa protein 4 isoform X1, producing the protein MSVIGFDVGFLNCYVAVARAGGIETVANEYSDRCTPACVSFGPRNRSIGAAAKSQVVTNCKNTVQGFKRFHGRVFSDPYVQSIKNSLVYDIAQMPTGTTGIKVTYMEEEKLFSIEQITAMLLTKLKETAESALKKPVFDCVVSVPCYYTDAERRSVVDAAQIAGLNCLRLMNETTAVALAYGIYKQDLPAPEEKARNVVFVDLGHSGYQTSVCAFNKGKLKVLATACDPQLGGKDFDEMLVQHFCEDFGKRYKLDVKTKPRALVRLYQECEKLKKLMSANSSDLPLNIECFMNDIDVTGKMNRGQFEEMCADILTRVEPPLQSLLEQAKLKKEDIYAVEIVGGASRIPAVKERISKFFGKELSTTLNADEAVARGCALQCAILSPAFKVREFSITEVVPYPISLKWHSAAEDGLSDCEVFPKNHAAPFSKVLTFYRREPFSLEAYYSCPSELPYPDPTIGQFLIQKVVPQASGESSKVKVKVRVNIHGIFSVSSASLVEVQKSDETEEPMETEQAATDKDGEQSKMQTDQDGQQAQADVQKETEEKTPQENEEMDTSTEENKGEKKSDQPPQAKKAKVKTKVLELPIENSPQWQLANDMLNLFVENEGKMIMQDKLEKERNDAKNYVEEYVYDMRDKLHGIFEKFVSESDRDALSLKLEDTENWLYEDGEDQPKQVYIDKLAELKKLGQPIQERYLEAEERPKAFDEMGKQIQQYMKFVEAFKMNEEQYNHLDEADVSKVDKLTSDAMIWMNSTMNQQSKQSLTLDPAVKVKDIRAKTRELFSACNPIVTKPKPRVEAPKEDTPAEQNGPVNGQEKPQEEPADKGAAENTGNPASESADTKPDMDLD; encoded by the exons ATGTCAGTTATAGGATTTGACGTCGGGTTTCTGAACTGCTATGTAGCAGTAGCCAGAGCTGGAGGGATTGAAACTGTGGCTAATGAATACAGCGATCGATGTACACC AGCATGTGTGTCATTTGGACCAAGGAATCGATCAATTGGTGCAGCTGCAAAGAGCCAG GTTGTCACAAACTGCAAGAACACAGTCCAAGGGTTCAAGAGGTTTCATGGCAGAGTTTTTTCAGACCCGTACGTGCAATCCATCAAAAACAGTCTTGTCTATGATATTGCACAAATGCCTACAGGAACAACAGGCATTAAG GTAACCTATATGGAGGAAGAGAAGCTGTTCAGCATTGAACAGATCACGGCCATGCTTCTGACCAAACTGAAGGAGACAGCAGAGAGTGCCCTGAAGAAGCCCGTGTTTGACTGCGTTGTGTCT GTTCCCTGCTACTACACCGATGCCGAGCGGAGATCAGTGGTAGATGCTGCTCAGATTGCTGGCCTCAACTGTCTGAGGCTCATGAATGAGACAACAGCAG ttgcaTTGGCATATGGAATTTATAAACAGGATCTTCCTGCTCCTGAGGAGAAGGCCAGGAATGTGGTGTTTGTGGACCTGGGTCACTCTGGGTACCAAACATCTGTGTGTGCCTTCAACAAGGGCAAACTCAAG GTCCTTGCTACGGCTTGTGACCCACAGCTGGGCGGGAAAGACTTTGACGAGATGCTGGTGCAGCATTTCTGTGAGGATTTTGGCAAGAGGTACAAGCTGGATGTGAAGACTAAGCCCCGGGCTCTGGTCAGACTCTACCAGGAGTGCGAAAAACTGAAGAAACTGATGAGCGCCAACTCCTCTGACCTGCCGCTGAACATCGAGTGCTTCATGAACGACATCGATGTCACTGGAAAGATGAACAG GGGGCAGTTTGAAGAGATGTGTGCAGATATTCTGACAAGAGTAGAGCCACCTCTGCAGAGTCTGTTGGAACAAGCCA AGCTGAAAAAGGAAGACATCTATGCAGTTGAGATTGTCGGCGGAGCTTCCAGAATCCCAGCCGTCAAAGAAAGAATTAGCAAATTCTTCGGGAAGGAGTTGAGCACTACCCTGAATGCTGATGAAGCTGTGGCGAGAGGTTGTGCCCTGCAG TGCGCTATATTGTCTCCTGCCTTCAAAGTCCGGGAGTTCTCCATCACAGAGGTTGTTCCGTATCCCATCTCCTTGAAGTGGCACTCTGCTGCAGAGGACGGTTTAAG TGATTGTGAGGTTTTTCCTAAGAACCATGCAGCACCTTTCTCCAAAGTGCTGACCTTTTACCGCAGAGAGCCTTTCTCTTTGGAAGCCTACTACAGCTGTCCCAGTGAGCTGCCTTATCCTGATCCTACTATTG GTCAGTTCCTGATCCAGAAGGTTGTCCCTCAAGCATCTGGCGAGAGTTCAAAGGTCAAAGTCAAGGTGCGGGTGAACATCCACGGGATCTTCAGCGTGTCCAGTGCGTCTTTGGTGGAAGTGCAGAAGTCGGATGAGACAGAGGAACCCATGGAAACGGAACAGGCCGCCACTGACAAAGACGGCGAG CAGAGCAAGATGCAGACCGATCAGGATGGACAGCAGGCTCAGGCCGACGTTCAGAAAGAAACGGAGGAGAAAACGCCACAAGAGAACGAAGAGATGGAT ACGAGCACGGAGGAGAACAAGGGCGAGAAAAAGTCTGACCAGCCTCCACAAGCCAAAAAGGCCAAAGTCAAAACTAAAGTGCTGGAGCTTCCTATTGAAAACAGTCCGCAGTGGCAACTAGCGAACGACATGCTAAATCTTTTTGTAGAAAACGAG GGCAAGATGATAATGCAGGACAAGCTGGAGAAGGAGAGGAATGATGCCAAGAATTATGTGGAGGAGTATGTGTATGACATGAGGGACAAACTACATGGGATTTTTGAGAAGTTTGTCAGTGAATCG gacAGAGATGCTTTGTCATTGAAGCTGGAGGACACTGAAAACTGGCTTTATGAAGACGGAGAGGACCAACCCAAACAAGTGTACATTGACAAACTGGCAGAGTTGAAG AAACTCGGCCAGCCCATCCAGGAAAGGTATTTGGAGGCTGAAGAGCGACCCAAAGCCTTTGATGAGATGGGAAAACAAATCCAGCAGTACATGAAATTTGTGGAAGCTTTCAAAATGAAT GAAGAGCAGTACAACCATTTAGATGAGGCAGATGTCAGCAAAGTGGATAAACTGACCAGTGATGCGATGATATGGATGAACAGCACCATGAACCAGCAAAGCAAGCAGAGCCTGACATTAGATCCAGCTGTCAAAGTCAAAGACATTAGAGCAAAAACAAGG gaACTGTTCTCTGCTTGTAATCCCATTGTGACCAAGCCCAAGCCCAGAGTAGAGGCTCCTAAGGAGGACACACCTGCCGAGCAGAACGGTCCTGTCAATGGACAGGAGAAGCCTCaagaggaacctgcagacaAAGGAGCGGCTGAAAACACGGGCAATCCAGCCTCGGAAAGTGCAGACACCAAACCCGACATGGATCTCGATTAA